In a genomic window of Capsicum annuum cultivar UCD-10X-F1 unplaced genomic scaffold, UCD10Xv1.1 ctg1489, whole genome shotgun sequence:
- the LOC124890259 gene encoding serrate RNA effector molecule-like isoform X2, with translation MAEVMDVPAESLERRRDRERSKENPTKSVEEPLPASSPPPPPPPRRGGRERDSRERRDDRDFDRRGGRGDYYDRNRSPPPHPPHIRDREYNKRGRPSHSPPPPLHPYHRDRRGGGGYSPPHRRSPPFPPYKRSRRDDYDDRRGSPRGGFGHGNRRYGYDRQGGYEREMGGRPGYPDERHHGRFAGRSSDWGPGRGGFADNFGPGSNQREGLKSYKQFIQELEDDILPAEAERRYQEYKSGYIEAQKRAYFNAHKDEEWFKDKYHPTNLISVIERRNELARKLAKDFLLDLQSGTLDIGPGVTPASTNKSGQSSEPNSDEDADESGKRRRHGRGHTKESDLFSAAPKAHQVSSDPRRIQIDIEQAQALVKKLDSEKGIEDNILSRFDNDRGSRDKSHGSSGPVIIIRGLTSVKGLEGTELLDTLLTYLWRIHGVDYYGVTETNEAKGLRHVRVDGKASDATSNGAEWETKLDSHWQDRLKGQDPLEVMAAKEKIDAAAAEGLDPYVRKIRDEKYGWKYGCGAKGCTKLFHAAEFVHKHLKLKHPDLAVDLTTKVREDLYFQNYMNDVNAPGATPVMLPSVPREKPLRRRPGLDGRLKDDRGIHRDRDGRANGGERFDMSDNPQSGDFQSNNDGVSGGNPDEEMFDTFGGQGIPVASFSSDIPPPVLMPVPGAGPLGPFVPAPPEVAMRMMREQGGPTPFEGGRNGRSGPAMSGAAPMIALPPGFRQDPRRLRSYQDLDAPEDEVTVIDYRSL, from the exons ATGGCCGAAGTAATGGACGTTCCGGCGGAAAGCTTAGAACGCCGCCGTGACCGTGAACGAAGCAAAGAAAATCCAACCAAGTCCGTCGAAGAACCACTACCGGCATCTTCTCCACCACCTCCTCCGCCTCCTCGACGCGGCGGACGTGAAAGGGATTCACGGGAACGGAGAGATGACAGGGATTTTGATCGCCGTGGTGGTCGCGGGGATTACTACGATCGTAATCGTTCTCCTCCTCCTCATCCTCCGCATATTCGTGACCGTGAGTACAACAAGCGTGGTCGGCCTAGTCATAGTCCTCCTCCTCCTTTACATCCGTATCATCGAGACCGCCGCGGTGGTGGTGGATATTCTCCTCCTCATCGCCGTTCGCCTCCATTTCCACCGTATAAACGCTCGCGTAGAGATGATTATGATGACCGCCGTGGTAGCCCTAGAGGTGGTTTCGGGCATGGTAATCGAAG ATATGGTTATGATCGTCAAGGCGGGTATGAGCGTGAGATGGGGGGTAGACCTGGGTATCCCGATGAGAGACATCATGGACGATTTGCAGGCCGTTCATCAG aCTGGGGCCCTGGCCGAGGAGGATTTGCAGATAATTTTGGACCAGGGAGCAATCAAAG AGAGGGATTGAAGTCTTATAAGCAATTTATTCAGGAGCTTGAAGATGATATCTTGCCAGCTGAAGCTGAGCGCAG GTACCAAGAATACAAGTCTGGGTACATAGAAGCACAAAAAAGAGCTTATTTTAATGCGCATAAAGATGAAGAATG GTTTAAAGACAAATACCACCCGACAAACTTAATTTCTGTTATTGAAAG GAGGAATGAGCTTGCAAGGAAATTGGCAAAGGATTTCTTACTTGATTTGCAGAGTGGAACGTTAGACAT AGGCCCTGGTGTTACACCTGCTTCTACAAACAAATCAGGACAGTCAAGTGAGCCAAATTCTGATGAAGACGCAGATGAAAGTGGCAAAAGGAGGCGGCATGGGAGGGGACACACTAAAGAAAGTGACTTATTTTCAGCCGCTCCAAAGGCCCACCAAGTGAGTTCTGATCCCAGAAGAATCCAGATTGATATTGAACAAGCGCAAGCACTTGTGAAGAAGCTTGATTCGGAGAAGGGAATAGAGGATAACATATTATCTCGGTTTGATAATGATAGGGGAAGCAGAGATAAGTCTCATGGTTCCTCTGGCCCAGTTATTATCATAAGGGGTTTAACTTCAGTTAAAGGTCTTGAGGGAACTGAGCTACTTGATACGCTTCTAACCTATCTGTGGCGCATTCATGGGGTGGATTATTATGGCGTGACTGAGACAAATGAAGCTAAGGGTCTTCGGCATGTGAGAGTGGATGGCAAGGCTTCTGATGCGACAAGCAATGGAGCAGAGTGGGAAACAAAACTAGACTCACATTGGCAAGACAGGCTGAAGGGGCAGGATCCTTTGGAGGTAATGGCTGCAAAGGAAAAAATTGATGCTGCTGCTGCCGAAGGCTTAGATCCCTATGTCCGTAAGATTAGGGATGAGAAGTATGGCTGGAAGTATGGTTGTGGAGCCAAGGGTTGTACAAAGCTCTTCCATGCTGCTGAATTCGTCCATAAACATTTAAAGTTGAAACACCCTGATCTGGCGGTGGATCTTACTACTAAAGTGCGTGAAGATTTATACTTCCAGAACTACATGAA TGATGTAAATGCTCCTGGTGCGACTCCTGTAATGCTGCCATCTGTGCCT AGAGAGAAGCCACTGAGGCGCCGACCTGGGCTAGATGGCCGACTGAAAGATGACAGAGGGATCCATAGAGATCGTGATGGACGTGCTAATGGTGGTGAAAGGTTTGATATGTCTGACAATCCACAATCTGGGGATTTTCAGTCCAATAATGATGGTGTCAGTGGGGGAAATCCTGATGAAGAAATGTTTGATACTTTTGGTGGACAAGGGATTCCAGTTGCTTCTTTCTCTTCAGATATTCCTCCTCCAGTATTGATGCCTGTTCCTGGTGCTGG TCCTCTTGGGCCTTTTGTTCCTGCGCCTCCTGAAGTTGCAATGCGAATGATGCGAGAACAAGGAGGCCCTACTCCTTTTGAAGGCGGTAGAAATGGGAGGTCTGGGCCTGCAATGAGTGGGGCAGCCCCGATGATTGCTTTACCTCCTGGGTTTCGACAGGATCCTCGTCGTTTGCGAAG
- the LOC124890259 gene encoding serrate RNA effector molecule-like isoform X1: MAEVMDVPAESLERRRDRERSKENPTKSVEEPLPASSPPPPPPPRRGGRERDSRERRDDRDFDRRGGRGDYYDRNRSPPPHPPHIRDREYNKRGRPSHSPPPPLHPYHRDRRGGGGYSPPHRRSPPFPPYKRSRRDDYDDRRGSPRGGFGHGNRRYGYDRQGGYEREMGGRPGYPDERHHGRFAGRSSGGYRDWGPGRGGFADNFGPGSNQREGLKSYKQFIQELEDDILPAEAERRYQEYKSGYIEAQKRAYFNAHKDEEWFKDKYHPTNLISVIERRNELARKLAKDFLLDLQSGTLDIGPGVTPASTNKSGQSSEPNSDEDADESGKRRRHGRGHTKESDLFSAAPKAHQVSSDPRRIQIDIEQAQALVKKLDSEKGIEDNILSRFDNDRGSRDKSHGSSGPVIIIRGLTSVKGLEGTELLDTLLTYLWRIHGVDYYGVTETNEAKGLRHVRVDGKASDATSNGAEWETKLDSHWQDRLKGQDPLEVMAAKEKIDAAAAEGLDPYVRKIRDEKYGWKYGCGAKGCTKLFHAAEFVHKHLKLKHPDLAVDLTTKVREDLYFQNYMNDVNAPGATPVMLPSVPREKPLRRRPGLDGRLKDDRGIHRDRDGRANGGERFDMSDNPQSGDFQSNNDGVSGGNPDEEMFDTFGGQGIPVASFSSDIPPPVLMPVPGAGPLGPFVPAPPEVAMRMMREQGGPTPFEGGRNGRSGPAMSGAAPMIALPPGFRQDPRRLRSYQDLDAPEDEVTVIDYRSL, encoded by the exons ATGGCCGAAGTAATGGACGTTCCGGCGGAAAGCTTAGAACGCCGCCGTGACCGTGAACGAAGCAAAGAAAATCCAACCAAGTCCGTCGAAGAACCACTACCGGCATCTTCTCCACCACCTCCTCCGCCTCCTCGACGCGGCGGACGTGAAAGGGATTCACGGGAACGGAGAGATGACAGGGATTTTGATCGCCGTGGTGGTCGCGGGGATTACTACGATCGTAATCGTTCTCCTCCTCCTCATCCTCCGCATATTCGTGACCGTGAGTACAACAAGCGTGGTCGGCCTAGTCATAGTCCTCCTCCTCCTTTACATCCGTATCATCGAGACCGCCGCGGTGGTGGTGGATATTCTCCTCCTCATCGCCGTTCGCCTCCATTTCCACCGTATAAACGCTCGCGTAGAGATGATTATGATGACCGCCGTGGTAGCCCTAGAGGTGGTTTCGGGCATGGTAATCGAAG ATATGGTTATGATCGTCAAGGCGGGTATGAGCGTGAGATGGGGGGTAGACCTGGGTATCCCGATGAGAGACATCATGGACGATTTGCAGGCCGTTCATCAGGTGGCTATCGAG aCTGGGGCCCTGGCCGAGGAGGATTTGCAGATAATTTTGGACCAGGGAGCAATCAAAG AGAGGGATTGAAGTCTTATAAGCAATTTATTCAGGAGCTTGAAGATGATATCTTGCCAGCTGAAGCTGAGCGCAG GTACCAAGAATACAAGTCTGGGTACATAGAAGCACAAAAAAGAGCTTATTTTAATGCGCATAAAGATGAAGAATG GTTTAAAGACAAATACCACCCGACAAACTTAATTTCTGTTATTGAAAG GAGGAATGAGCTTGCAAGGAAATTGGCAAAGGATTTCTTACTTGATTTGCAGAGTGGAACGTTAGACAT AGGCCCTGGTGTTACACCTGCTTCTACAAACAAATCAGGACAGTCAAGTGAGCCAAATTCTGATGAAGACGCAGATGAAAGTGGCAAAAGGAGGCGGCATGGGAGGGGACACACTAAAGAAAGTGACTTATTTTCAGCCGCTCCAAAGGCCCACCAAGTGAGTTCTGATCCCAGAAGAATCCAGATTGATATTGAACAAGCGCAAGCACTTGTGAAGAAGCTTGATTCGGAGAAGGGAATAGAGGATAACATATTATCTCGGTTTGATAATGATAGGGGAAGCAGAGATAAGTCTCATGGTTCCTCTGGCCCAGTTATTATCATAAGGGGTTTAACTTCAGTTAAAGGTCTTGAGGGAACTGAGCTACTTGATACGCTTCTAACCTATCTGTGGCGCATTCATGGGGTGGATTATTATGGCGTGACTGAGACAAATGAAGCTAAGGGTCTTCGGCATGTGAGAGTGGATGGCAAGGCTTCTGATGCGACAAGCAATGGAGCAGAGTGGGAAACAAAACTAGACTCACATTGGCAAGACAGGCTGAAGGGGCAGGATCCTTTGGAGGTAATGGCTGCAAAGGAAAAAATTGATGCTGCTGCTGCCGAAGGCTTAGATCCCTATGTCCGTAAGATTAGGGATGAGAAGTATGGCTGGAAGTATGGTTGTGGAGCCAAGGGTTGTACAAAGCTCTTCCATGCTGCTGAATTCGTCCATAAACATTTAAAGTTGAAACACCCTGATCTGGCGGTGGATCTTACTACTAAAGTGCGTGAAGATTTATACTTCCAGAACTACATGAA TGATGTAAATGCTCCTGGTGCGACTCCTGTAATGCTGCCATCTGTGCCT AGAGAGAAGCCACTGAGGCGCCGACCTGGGCTAGATGGCCGACTGAAAGATGACAGAGGGATCCATAGAGATCGTGATGGACGTGCTAATGGTGGTGAAAGGTTTGATATGTCTGACAATCCACAATCTGGGGATTTTCAGTCCAATAATGATGGTGTCAGTGGGGGAAATCCTGATGAAGAAATGTTTGATACTTTTGGTGGACAAGGGATTCCAGTTGCTTCTTTCTCTTCAGATATTCCTCCTCCAGTATTGATGCCTGTTCCTGGTGCTGG TCCTCTTGGGCCTTTTGTTCCTGCGCCTCCTGAAGTTGCAATGCGAATGATGCGAGAACAAGGAGGCCCTACTCCTTTTGAAGGCGGTAGAAATGGGAGGTCTGGGCCTGCAATGAGTGGGGCAGCCCCGATGATTGCTTTACCTCCTGGGTTTCGACAGGATCCTCGTCGTTTGCGAAG